In one Bordetella pertussis 18323 genomic region, the following are encoded:
- a CDS encoding Bug family tripartite tricarboxylate transporter substrate binding protein, translating into MTSSPALTMTLRAVLALAATASLALGPAAPAAAETFPAKPVPLVVPFPPGGPTDTSARLFGAVMADKLGQPVIVENRAGAGGSVGTTVVTRAKPDGYTLLWGGTSSIVVAPALYTNLQYDPIKSFTPIGMAVRGPLILVSRPDLGPKDIGQLRDYAKNHDLSVASAGTGSIGHLTAEMFKSEAGARMLHVPYRGGAPALTDVMGGQVDLFFDTVTLLTPQIRAGKLRAYAVTGSQRYSGLPEVPTVAETIGKPFEAYSWFGLLAPAGTPAPAVQALTDALAAAAKDPEVIKQLSALGLEPVGDTPQEFAQAIRADLDKWTGVVRSAGVKPQ; encoded by the coding sequence ATGACGAGTTCGCCCGCTTTGACCATGACGCTGCGCGCCGTGCTGGCGCTGGCCGCCACCGCCAGCCTGGCCCTGGGCCCGGCCGCGCCGGCGGCCGCCGAGACGTTCCCCGCCAAGCCCGTGCCCCTGGTCGTGCCCTTCCCGCCCGGCGGCCCGACCGACACCAGCGCGCGCCTGTTCGGCGCCGTCATGGCCGACAAGCTGGGCCAGCCCGTCATCGTCGAGAACCGCGCCGGCGCCGGCGGCAGCGTCGGCACCACCGTGGTCACCCGCGCCAAGCCCGACGGCTACACCCTGCTGTGGGGCGGCACCAGCAGCATCGTGGTCGCGCCGGCCCTCTACACCAACCTGCAGTACGACCCGATCAAGTCCTTCACGCCCATCGGCATGGCCGTGCGCGGCCCGCTGATCCTGGTCAGCCGCCCCGACCTGGGCCCCAAGGACATCGGCCAGCTGCGCGACTACGCCAAGAACCATGACCTGAGCGTGGCCTCGGCCGGCACCGGCTCCATCGGCCACCTGACCGCCGAGATGTTCAAGAGCGAGGCCGGCGCCCGCATGCTGCACGTGCCCTACCGCGGCGGCGCGCCGGCCCTGACCGACGTCATGGGCGGCCAGGTCGATCTGTTCTTCGATACGGTCACGCTGCTGACGCCGCAGATCCGCGCCGGCAAGCTGCGCGCCTACGCCGTCACCGGCAGCCAGCGCTACAGCGGCCTGCCCGAGGTGCCCACCGTCGCGGAGACGATCGGCAAGCCCTTCGAGGCCTACTCCTGGTTCGGCCTGCTGGCGCCGGCCGGCACCCCCGCGCCGGCGGTGCAGGCCCTGACCGACGCGCTGGCCGCCGCCGCCAAGGATCCCGAGGTCATCAAGCAGCTCAGCGCGCTGGGCCTGGAGCCGGTCGGCGACACCCCGCAGGAGTTCGCCCAGGCGATCCGCGCCGACCTCGACAAATGGACCGGCGTGGTCCGCAGCGCGGGCGTCAAGCCCCAGTAA
- a CDS encoding D-amino acid dehydrogenase, protein MSRIAVIGAGITGVTTAYALALRDHQVTVFDRHRYSAMETSFANGGQLSASNAEVWNSRSTLFKGLRWMLRRDAPLLLNPRPSWHKYSWLGEFLRQIPRYEANTIETVRLAIAARQHLFDIAARERIDFDHERRGILHFYASRREYDSALRVNALLRAGGLERRPVSPEEMRAIEPALQGDFYGGFFTESDSTGDIHKFTTGLARAAARHGALFRYETPVSGIDHRGGAIAITTAEDVERYDKVVICAGVGSRRFASMVGDRVNIYPVKGYSITVSLDDEASQAGAPWTSLLDDRAKIVTSRLGAGRFRVAGTAEFNGFNRDIRADRVEPLVAWVRRYFPQVSTSRVVPWAGLRPMLPSMLPRVGPGKRPGVFYNTGHGHLGWTLSAATAQLVAEAVTAGAGT, encoded by the coding sequence ATGTCTCGAATCGCCGTCATCGGCGCCGGCATCACCGGCGTCACCACCGCCTATGCGCTCGCCTTGCGCGATCACCAGGTCACGGTGTTCGACCGCCACCGCTATAGCGCGATGGAAACCTCGTTCGCCAACGGCGGGCAGCTCTCGGCCAGCAACGCCGAGGTCTGGAACAGCCGCTCCACGCTCTTCAAGGGCCTGCGCTGGATGCTGCGGCGCGACGCCCCGCTGCTGCTCAATCCCCGGCCCAGCTGGCACAAGTACTCGTGGCTGGGAGAGTTCCTGCGCCAGATCCCCCGCTACGAAGCCAACACCATAGAAACCGTGCGGCTGGCCATCGCCGCGCGCCAGCATCTGTTCGACATCGCGGCCCGCGAACGGATCGATTTCGATCATGAGCGGCGCGGCATCCTGCACTTCTATGCCAGCAGGCGGGAGTACGACAGCGCCTTGCGGGTCAACGCCCTGCTGCGCGCCGGCGGGCTGGAGCGGCGGCCCGTATCGCCCGAGGAAATGCGCGCCATCGAACCGGCCCTGCAGGGCGACTTCTACGGCGGCTTCTTTACCGAGTCGGACTCCACCGGCGACATCCACAAGTTCACCACTGGCCTGGCCCGGGCCGCCGCGCGGCACGGCGCGCTGTTCCGCTACGAAACGCCAGTCAGCGGCATCGACCATCGCGGCGGCGCCATCGCCATCACGACCGCCGAAGACGTCGAACGCTACGACAAGGTGGTGATCTGCGCGGGCGTGGGCAGCCGCCGCTTCGCCAGCATGGTGGGCGACCGCGTCAACATCTATCCGGTCAAGGGATATTCGATCACGGTGAGCCTGGACGACGAGGCCAGCCAGGCCGGCGCGCCCTGGACCAGCCTGCTGGACGACCGCGCCAAGATCGTGACCAGCCGGCTCGGCGCCGGCCGGTTCCGGGTGGCCGGCACCGCCGAATTCAACGGCTTCAATCGCGATATCCGCGCCGACCGCGTCGAACCGCTGGTCGCATGGGTGCGCCGGTATTTTCCGCAGGTCTCGACCAGCCGCGTCGTGCCCTGGGCGGGCCTGCGGCCCATGCTGCCCAGCATGCTGCCGCGCGTCGGGCCCGGCAAGCGGCCGGGCGTGTTCTACAACACCGGCCATGGCCACCTCGGATGGACGCTGTCGGCCGCGACCGCCCAGCTGGTTGCCGAAGCGGTGACGGCCGGCGCCGGCACGTAG
- a CDS encoding FAD-dependent monooxygenase, with protein MPDTSSPRILIAGAGLGGLTAALALQARGFQVRVLEQAAQLRELGAGIQLSANANRVLYQLGLGAALEQVASPASGKRIRLWNTGQTWPLFDLGAQSVERYGYPYLTIYRADLHRVLAEAVLARDPQAIELGARVESVAKDDAAASVTLADGSTRQADILVGADGVHSRVRAALHGQDQARFSGALAWRGVIPAHKLPPHLREPYAVNWVGPGAHVIHYPLRRGELVNFVGILERDDWQVESWTQQGTIAECARDFAGWHEDVQTLIHALDTPFKWAMMLREPLARWTSGRITLLGDACHPTLPMLASGAAMAIEDGYVLARCLDGMRADARQALVRYQDLRVERTARVVRGSAENAKRFHNPELAHAAGAAAYVEQQWSEARVRERYEWLFTYDVDAEPV; from the coding sequence ATGCCCGACACCTCCTCCCCCCGGATCCTGATCGCCGGCGCCGGCCTGGGCGGCCTGACCGCCGCGCTGGCCCTGCAGGCGCGCGGTTTCCAGGTCCGCGTGCTGGAACAGGCCGCGCAGCTGCGCGAACTGGGCGCGGGCATCCAGCTCAGCGCCAACGCCAACCGCGTGCTGTACCAGCTGGGCCTGGGCGCGGCCCTGGAACAGGTGGCCAGCCCGGCGTCCGGCAAGCGCATCCGCCTGTGGAACACCGGCCAGACCTGGCCGCTGTTCGACCTGGGCGCGCAGTCCGTCGAGCGCTATGGCTACCCGTACCTGACCATCTACCGCGCCGACCTGCACCGCGTGCTGGCCGAAGCCGTGCTGGCGCGCGATCCGCAGGCCATCGAACTGGGCGCCCGGGTCGAGAGCGTCGCGAAGGACGATGCCGCGGCCAGCGTCACGCTGGCCGACGGCAGCACGCGCCAGGCCGATATCCTGGTGGGCGCCGATGGCGTGCACTCGCGCGTGCGCGCCGCCCTGCATGGCCAGGACCAGGCGCGCTTCTCCGGCGCGCTGGCCTGGCGCGGCGTCATCCCGGCGCACAAGCTGCCGCCGCATTTGCGCGAGCCGTATGCCGTCAACTGGGTCGGCCCCGGCGCCCATGTCATCCACTACCCGCTGCGCCGCGGCGAACTGGTGAACTTCGTCGGCATCCTGGAGCGCGACGACTGGCAGGTCGAGTCCTGGACACAGCAGGGCACGATCGCGGAATGCGCGCGGGATTTCGCCGGCTGGCACGAGGACGTGCAGACGCTGATCCATGCGCTGGATACGCCCTTCAAGTGGGCGATGATGCTGCGCGAGCCCCTGGCGCGCTGGACCAGCGGGCGCATCACCCTGCTGGGCGACGCCTGCCACCCGACCCTGCCGATGCTGGCCTCGGGCGCGGCCATGGCCATCGAGGACGGCTACGTGCTGGCGCGCTGCCTCGACGGCATGCGCGCCGATGCGCGGCAGGCGCTGGTCCGCTACCAGGATCTGCGCGTCGAGCGCACGGCGCGCGTGGTGCGCGGCTCGGCCGAGAACGCCAAGCGCTTCCACAACCCGGAGCTGGCGCACGCGGCCGGCGCGGCCGCCTATGTCGAACAGCAATGGAGCGAGGCCCGGGTACGCGAAAGATACGAGTGGCTCTTCACGTACGACGTGGACGCCGAACCGGTCTGA
- a CDS encoding iron-containing alcohol dehydrogenase, which translates to MNGFEFRTHARTLAGEGASQRLGEAVAAQWGPCRILVVTDEQLVRLGLVAALAQSLRDAGHTVQVYDGVLADPPEAVVSQAIARGRETDVQCVIGFGGGSSMDIAKLVAAFAGSAADFRDSYGIDRVATARLPLVQVPTTAGTGSEATPIAIVTREDASKAGIVSPVLYCDIAVLDAALTRGLPPAVTAATGIDAIVHAVEAYTSRLRKNPISDGLAREALRLLCRSIGPACRDGADMAARHDMLLGAMLAGQAFANAPVAAVHALAYPLGGVFHVPHGLSNALMFGAVLRFNLPQAGAAYAQLAQIACPQVDGPQQARAEGFVQEMASLGPRLGLPRRLAEVGVAERDLPMLAQQAMQQQRLLVNNPRELGYDDALRLYREAL; encoded by the coding sequence ATGAACGGATTCGAGTTTCGGACACATGCCCGCACGCTGGCGGGCGAGGGGGCCTCGCAACGGTTGGGCGAGGCGGTCGCGGCGCAATGGGGGCCGTGCCGCATCCTGGTCGTCACGGACGAGCAGCTGGTGCGGCTGGGCCTGGTCGCGGCCCTGGCGCAAAGCCTGCGCGACGCCGGCCACACGGTCCAGGTCTACGACGGCGTGCTGGCCGATCCGCCCGAAGCGGTGGTGAGCCAGGCGATCGCGCGGGGCCGGGAAACGGACGTGCAATGCGTGATCGGCTTCGGCGGCGGCTCGTCGATGGATATCGCGAAACTGGTGGCGGCGTTCGCCGGCTCCGCGGCCGACTTTCGCGACAGCTACGGCATCGACCGCGTCGCCACGGCGCGCCTGCCGCTGGTGCAGGTGCCGACCACGGCCGGCACCGGCTCGGAAGCCACGCCCATCGCCATCGTGACCCGCGAGGACGCCTCCAAGGCGGGCATTGTCTCCCCCGTCCTGTACTGCGACATCGCCGTACTGGATGCCGCGTTGACCCGGGGCCTGCCGCCGGCCGTGACCGCCGCCACCGGCATCGACGCCATCGTGCACGCCGTCGAGGCCTATACCAGCCGGCTGCGCAAGAACCCGATCTCCGATGGCCTGGCGCGCGAGGCGTTGCGCCTGCTGTGCCGTTCCATCGGCCCCGCATGCCGCGACGGCGCCGACATGGCGGCCCGCCATGACATGTTGCTGGGCGCGATGCTGGCGGGGCAGGCGTTCGCCAATGCGCCGGTGGCGGCCGTGCATGCGCTGGCCTATCCGCTGGGCGGCGTTTTCCACGTGCCGCACGGCCTGTCCAATGCATTGATGTTCGGCGCGGTGCTGCGTTTCAACCTGCCGCAGGCCGGCGCCGCCTATGCCCAGCTTGCGCAGATCGCCTGTCCGCAGGTCGACGGCCCGCAGCAGGCGCGCGCCGAAGGATTCGTGCAGGAAATGGCCAGCCTGGGGCCGCGTCTGGGGCTGCCGCGGCGCCTGGCCGAAGTCGGGGTGGCCGAACGCGATCTGCCCATGCTCGCGCAACAGGCCATGCAGCAACAGCGTTTGCTGGTCAACAACCCCAGGGAGCTCGGCTACGACGACGCCTTGCGCCTTTACCGGGAGGCGCTGTGA
- a CDS encoding acyl-CoA thioesterase, with amino-acid sequence MNDSAGQAPRPQRWQRAGFGHFEAMPVRWMDCDMYGHVNNVVYYAYFDTAVNRYLASAGQLDPQAGAVIGLVVETHCNFHAPAEFPETLQIGLRVAHVGRSSVRYELGVFRPGDELCTAQGHFVHVYVDRASRRPVALPAGLRACLGRLAAAGRA; translated from the coding sequence GTGAACGATAGCGCGGGCCAGGCCCCGCGTCCGCAACGGTGGCAGCGGGCCGGCTTCGGCCATTTCGAGGCCATGCCGGTACGCTGGATGGATTGCGACATGTATGGGCATGTCAACAACGTCGTGTATTACGCCTACTTCGATACGGCGGTGAATCGCTACCTGGCGTCGGCCGGTCAGCTCGACCCGCAGGCGGGCGCCGTGATCGGCCTGGTCGTGGAAACGCACTGCAATTTCCACGCGCCGGCCGAGTTCCCGGAAACATTGCAGATCGGCCTGCGCGTGGCCCACGTGGGGCGCAGCAGCGTGCGCTACGAGCTGGGCGTGTTCCGCCCCGGCGACGAACTGTGCACGGCCCAGGGCCACTTCGTGCATGTCTACGTCGACCGCGCCAGCCGCCGCCCCGTGGCGCTGCCAGCCGGCCTGCGGGCCTGCCTGGGCCGGCTGGCGGCGGCCGGGCGCGCTTGA